One genomic region from Ochotona princeps isolate mOchPri1 chromosome 5, mOchPri1.hap1, whole genome shotgun sequence encodes:
- the LOC131480389 gene encoding uncharacterized protein LOC131480389 produces the protein MGLERRAARPAARPVLGSSKRPETTGRHPQQVFSPVRGTWFSQDERKGAMLSGTRSTVGRLGPSLWNSQSFPEVGENLAKLGRLEFRVKILGGVVWTFQVHFSFWGVCVCVVAGSGGGAGGTAGAGVERTLESFGAEGRCGTWSGGPAQVPGRIPGLGTRGDAEGAGSGAGSGGMQSRRRRFRLRPTRWRCRGEVASVAAGTRAVTALQLDARPCRPAEA, from the coding sequence ATGGGTTTAGAACGCAGGGCTGCCCGGCCGGCCGCCCGCCCCGTCCTTGGTTCCAGTAAGCGGCCCGAGACCACAGGCAGGCACCCTCAGCAGGTTTTCTCGCCTGTTCGGGGAACGTGGTTCAGCCAAGACGAGCGCAAAGGCGCGATGCTCTCGGGAACTCGCTCCACCGTGGGCCGCCTGGGACCCAGCCTCTGGAACTCTCAGTCCTTTCCAGAGGTGGGCGAGAACTTGGCGAAGCTGGGCCGTCTGGAGTTTAGGGTGAAGATTTTGGGGGGCGTGGTCTGGACTTTCCAGGTGCACTTCTcattctggggtgtgtgtgtgtgtgtggtagcgggtagtggtggtggtgctggaggAACTGCGGGCGCCGGTGTGGAGCGCACGCTCGAGAGTTTCGGTGCAGAGGGTCGCTGCGGGACCTGGAGCGGGGGACCTGCCCAGGTCCCCGGTCGCATCCCTGGCCTCGGGACGCGCGGCGATGCGGAAGGGGCAGGCTCGGGGGCTGGCTCGGGGGGGATGCAGAGCCGGCGCCGCAGGTTTCGGTTGAGGCCCACGCGGTGGCGCTGTCGGGGAGAGGTCGCCTCGGTCGCGGCCGGGACCCGGGCGGTGACGGCGCTCCAGCTTGACGCGCGACCCTGCCGACCCGCAGAGGCCTAA